A DNA window from Ctenopharyngodon idella isolate HZGC_01 chromosome 8, HZGC01, whole genome shotgun sequence contains the following coding sequences:
- the fam110a gene encoding protein FAM110A encodes MSTDAVQPPPRRIIRLAVTPGTQSRNPELSCPVKSSHGIRKPSAVERLEADKAKYVKSQQVALKKQQPITCSSNNSQSGQGAQQPSRKIPAKPTETPPLDLEHLCKLIDGVSDTTVPVVSTQANSTEKAQDATDPCKATSATPSPLEEPSVGSTSSQGKAAVEASGVNGCPTMTVRRVDVRPQLPQMRMAGRPQLQNRSQVQLGMPQVPIKLLRLLRPYTQPNQQPIDFKRLHNFTNVTRGPIKPPNSAAQTSPPSKSPSSPLPIKPNTEPLSRTSPTPLIPTSVASSLAKNDFQSPPSPAITRLSSTSSKKRPSLTRSKSDVSDCFSRAGVELERFFNYCGLDPSDLEELARPGSDIVSVSRLRSASAPASEHTAEGEDEEEEAAKDERPVYGVSVIERNARVIKWLYGMRQAKESPKVANM; translated from the coding sequence ATGTCAACTGACGCTGTACAGCCCCCTCCAAGGAGAATAATAAGGCTGGCTGTAACTCCTGGCACACAAAGTCGCAACCCAGAGTTGAGTTGTCCAGTCAAATCATCTCACGGGATACGCAAACCAAGTGCGGTGGAACGTTTGGAAGCAGACAAGGCCAAGTACGTCAAGAGTCAACAGGTGGCTTTGAAAAAGCAGCAGCCAATCACTTGTTCTTCCAACAACAGCCAGAGTGGACAAGGTGCTCAACAGCCATCGAGAAAAATCCCTGCAAAACCCACTGAAACACCACCCCTTGACCTGGAACATCTTTGCAAACTGATTGATGGAGTTAGCGATACCACCGTTCCAGTTGTTTCCACACAAGCCAACAGCACTGAGAAAGCTCAAGATGCTACAGACCCATGCAAGGCCACCTCTGCAACACCAAGTCCGTTGGAAGAACCTTCTGTTGGGTCAACTTCAAGTCAAGGAAAAGCTGCAGTAGAAGCCTCAGGGGTAAATGGATGTCCTACCATGACAGTGCGGCGAGTCGATGTCAGACCGCAGTTACCTCAAATGAGGATGGCCGGTAGACCACAGCTACAGAACCGCTCACAGGTCCAACTGGGTATGCCGCAGGTCCCAATAAAACTTCTGCGCTTGCTTAGACCCTACACACAACCAAATCAGCAACCAATTGATTTCAAAAGGCTACACAATTTCACAAACGTCACCCGAGGACCTATTAAACCACCAAACAGTGCTGCACAAACCTCACCACCTTCTAAATCCCCATCTAGCCCTCTCCCCATAAAGCCAAACACAGAACCATTATCACGTACCTCTCCGACTCCACTTATTCCAACCTCTGTTGCTTCGTCCCTAGCCAAAAATGACTTTCAGTCCCCACCATCTCCAGCCATCACTCGGCTGTCCTCGACAAGCTCCAAGAAGCGTCCTTCACTGACGCGCTCAAAATCTGATGTCAGTGACTGCTTTTCACGAGCTGGGGTAGAGCTTGAACGCTTCTTTAACTATTGTGGCCTTGACCCATCAGATTTAGAGGAGCTAGCAAGACCGGGTTCTGACATTGTGTCCGTTTCACGTCTTCGTAGTGCCAGTGCCCCAGCATCCGAGCATACAGCTGAGGGTGAAGATGAGGAAGAAGAAGCAGCAAAAGATGAACGTCCTGTTTATGGTGTTTCCGTCATTGAGAGAAATGCTCGAGTGATCAAGTGGCTTTATGGAATGCGCCAGGCCAAAGAGAGTCCCAAAGTGGCCAATATGTAA
- the mfsd2al2 gene encoding sodium-dependent lysophosphatidylcholine symporter 1-B-like isoform X2, which produces MPSATTRPDKEQSAFTCITDEHGNRKTEESQETSNKVRLALSRKLCYAVGGVPYQMTNIAMGFSLQIFLLDVVQMEAFSVSLILFISHAWDAVTDPLVGYLVSRSRWTQIGKLLPCATVFHIRPSTCFWEEINKTETLPQLTVRTFKHSYWMSVEALAMLMAAMIQGQVLWVYNKDRDQACLNVDQAPDLPHSTALHETRSAFMISALVVSALFFVCCMVLFLGVKEQKGPHSDHMHTTYLNALKKLIGHVSYQRLVLGFLFSTLAFQMSLGNFTLFCTHVAGLGAQFQYLMLAILVAATISVPMWQMTLVKLGKKMALFIGLPLLIPALVVLVAMSENFPVYTVMCVLVGASLAALFLLPWSMLPDVVDEFAVQNPSCKGLEPLFYSCSRFCNKLGGGLSAGISTMTLHFTGYKAGACSHADGVILALKLLLAPIPITSLLVGLVFFYLYPINEARRKQIQQDLGHARSNSATLSNLETERFPISQQIYEPSQSFIFKSKPRITSHLNANKSVTQAKNSTESSPQKHCNTSADSHDVRMSSFKSANQFHKSRAYPTSSQQHNSSVKHHESKLSETQATRQLALKFQDIPDDRSKVTWV; this is translated from the exons ATGCCGAGTGCTACAACACGGCCGGATAAAGAACAGAGTGCTTTCACCTGTATCACTGATGAACATGgtaacagaaaaacagaagagAGTCAAGAAACCTCT AATAAGGTGAGGCTTGCCCTTTCCAGAAAGCTGTGTTATGCAGTAGGAGGTGTACCATATCAGATGACCAACATTGCTATGGGTTTTTCTCTACAGATCTTTCTGTTGGATGTAGTGCAG ATGGAGGCATTTTCTGTATCTTTGATTCTGTTCATCAGTCATGCCTGGGATGCCGTGACTGACCCACTCGTCGGCTATCTAGTGAGCAGGAGTAGGTGGACCCAGATCGGCAAGCTTCTCCCATG TGCTACAGTGTTCCATATACGTCCCTCAACATGTTTCTGGGAGGAGATCAACAAGACAGAGACTCTGCCACAGCTTACAGTGAGAACATTTAAACACTCATACT GGATGAGTGTGGAGGCGTTAGCTATGCTGATGGCGGCCATGATTCAGGGTCAGGTGCTGTGGGTGTATAACAAAGACAGAGATCAAGCCTGTCTGAACGTGGACCAAGCACCGGATCTCCCACACAGCACAGCGCTTCATGAAACC AGAAGTGCCTTCATGATATCAGCACTAGTCGTGAGTGCACTCTTCTTTGTTTGTTGTATGGTGCTGTTCCTTGGGGTCAAAGAACAAAAAG GGCCTCACAGTGATCACATGCACACTACATACCTGAACGCTTTGAAGAAGCTCATTGGCCATGTGTCATACCAGCGTCTGGTCCTCGGCTTTCTCTTCTCCACTTTAGCTTTTCAG ATGTCTTTGGGGAATTTCACACTGTTTTGCACTCATGTTGCTGGTTTAGGAGCTCAATTCCAGTATCTCATGTTAGCTATACTG GTGGCCGCAACCATATCAGTGCCAATGTGGCAGATGACACTGGTGAAGCTGGGCAAGAAAATGGCACTTTTTATAGGTCTACCT CTCCTCATACCAGCTCTGGTGGTCTTAGTTGCCATGTCAGAGAACTTTCCGGTGTACACGGTCATGTGTGTTTTGGTTGGAGCTAGTTTAGCTGCACTGTTCTTGTTGCCATG GTCAATGCTGCCAGATGTAGTGGATGAGTTTGCTGTTCAGAATCCCTCCTGCAAGGGCCTGGAGCCCCTGTTTTATTCCTGCTCGAGGTTTTGCAACAAGCTTGGAGGAGGTCTGTCTGCTGGCATCTCCACTATGACACTGCA CTTCACAGGATATAAAGCAGGTGCATGTAGTCATGCGGATGGAGTCATCTTGGCACTGAAACTGCTTTTGGCCCCCATACCAATCACCTCTTTGCTGGTGGGTTTGGTGTTTTTCTATCTGTACCCAATCAATGAAGCACGTCGGAAGCAGATTCAACAAGATCTCGGACACGCAAG GTCTAACAGCGCCACGCTTTCCAATTTAGAAACAGAAAGGTTTCCCATAAGTCAACAAATCTATGAGCCCAGTCAGAGTTTCATCTTCAAATCAAAGCCTAGAATAACATCTCATCTTAATGCAAACAAATCTGTCACTCAAGCAAAAAATTCTACAGAATCATCTCCTCAAAAACACTGCAACACAAGCGCTGATTCACATGATGTCAGGATGTCTAGTTTCAAGTCAGCAAACCAGTTTCATAAATCTAGAGCTTACCCAACATCATCACAACAACATAATTCAAGTGTGAAACATCATGAATCAAAGTTGAGTGAAACTCAAGCCACACGTCAACTTGCACTGAAGTTTCAAGACATTCCAGATGATAGGTCAAAAGTTACATGGGTGTAG
- the mfsd2al2 gene encoding sodium-dependent lysophosphatidylcholine symporter 1-B-like isoform X3, which produces MPSATTRPDKEQSAFTCITDEHGNRKTEESQETSNKVRLALSRKLCYAVGGVPYQMTNIAMGFSLQIFLLDVVQCYSVPYTSLNMFLGGDQQDRDSATAYRMSVEALAMLMAAMIQGQVLWVYNKDRDQACLNVDQAPDLPHSTALHETRSAFMISALVVSALFFVCCMVLFLGVKEQKGPHSDHMHTTYLNALKKLIGHVSYQRLVLGFLFSTLAFQMSLGNFTLFCTHVAGLGAQFQYLMLAILVAATISVPMWQMTLVKLGKKMALFIGLPLLIPALVVLVAMSENFPVYTVMCVLVGASLAALFLLPWSMLPDVVDEFAVQNPSCKGLEPLFYSCSRFCNKLGGGLSAGISTMTLHFTGYKAGACSHADGVILALKLLLAPIPITSLLVGLVFFYLYPINEARRKQIQQDLGHARSNSATLSNLETERFPISQQIYEPSQSFIFKSKPRITSHLNANKSVTQAKNSTESSPQKHCNTSADSHDVRMSSFKSANQFHKSRAYPTSSQQHNSSVKHHESKLSETQATRQLALKFQDIPDDRSKVTWV; this is translated from the exons ATGCCGAGTGCTACAACACGGCCGGATAAAGAACAGAGTGCTTTCACCTGTATCACTGATGAACATGgtaacagaaaaacagaagagAGTCAAGAAACCTCT AATAAGGTGAGGCTTGCCCTTTCCAGAAAGCTGTGTTATGCAGTAGGAGGTGTACCATATCAGATGACCAACATTGCTATGGGTTTTTCTCTACAGATCTTTCTGTTGGATGTAGTGCAG TGCTACAGTGTTCCATATACGTCCCTCAACATGTTTCTGGGAGGAGATCAACAAGACAGAGACTCTGCCACAGCTTACA GGATGAGTGTGGAGGCGTTAGCTATGCTGATGGCGGCCATGATTCAGGGTCAGGTGCTGTGGGTGTATAACAAAGACAGAGATCAAGCCTGTCTGAACGTGGACCAAGCACCGGATCTCCCACACAGCACAGCGCTTCATGAAACC AGAAGTGCCTTCATGATATCAGCACTAGTCGTGAGTGCACTCTTCTTTGTTTGTTGTATGGTGCTGTTCCTTGGGGTCAAAGAACAAAAAG GGCCTCACAGTGATCACATGCACACTACATACCTGAACGCTTTGAAGAAGCTCATTGGCCATGTGTCATACCAGCGTCTGGTCCTCGGCTTTCTCTTCTCCACTTTAGCTTTTCAG ATGTCTTTGGGGAATTTCACACTGTTTTGCACTCATGTTGCTGGTTTAGGAGCTCAATTCCAGTATCTCATGTTAGCTATACTG GTGGCCGCAACCATATCAGTGCCAATGTGGCAGATGACACTGGTGAAGCTGGGCAAGAAAATGGCACTTTTTATAGGTCTACCT CTCCTCATACCAGCTCTGGTGGTCTTAGTTGCCATGTCAGAGAACTTTCCGGTGTACACGGTCATGTGTGTTTTGGTTGGAGCTAGTTTAGCTGCACTGTTCTTGTTGCCATG GTCAATGCTGCCAGATGTAGTGGATGAGTTTGCTGTTCAGAATCCCTCCTGCAAGGGCCTGGAGCCCCTGTTTTATTCCTGCTCGAGGTTTTGCAACAAGCTTGGAGGAGGTCTGTCTGCTGGCATCTCCACTATGACACTGCA CTTCACAGGATATAAAGCAGGTGCATGTAGTCATGCGGATGGAGTCATCTTGGCACTGAAACTGCTTTTGGCCCCCATACCAATCACCTCTTTGCTGGTGGGTTTGGTGTTTTTCTATCTGTACCCAATCAATGAAGCACGTCGGAAGCAGATTCAACAAGATCTCGGACACGCAAG GTCTAACAGCGCCACGCTTTCCAATTTAGAAACAGAAAGGTTTCCCATAAGTCAACAAATCTATGAGCCCAGTCAGAGTTTCATCTTCAAATCAAAGCCTAGAATAACATCTCATCTTAATGCAAACAAATCTGTCACTCAAGCAAAAAATTCTACAGAATCATCTCCTCAAAAACACTGCAACACAAGCGCTGATTCACATGATGTCAGGATGTCTAGTTTCAAGTCAGCAAACCAGTTTCATAAATCTAGAGCTTACCCAACATCATCACAACAACATAATTCAAGTGTGAAACATCATGAATCAAAGTTGAGTGAAACTCAAGCCACACGTCAACTTGCACTGAAGTTTCAAGACATTCCAGATGATAGGTCAAAAGTTACATGGGTGTAG
- the mfsd2al2 gene encoding sodium-dependent lysophosphatidylcholine symporter 1-B-like isoform X1: MPSATTRPDKEQSAFTCITDEHGNRKTEESQETSNKVRLALSRKLCYAVGGVPYQMTNIAMGFSLQIFLLDVVQMEAFSVSLILFISHAWDAVTDPLVGYLVSRSRWTQIGKLLPWAVLSMPLAILAYIFLWFIPHNAVSSAFRVPWYLTISCLFETFMSCYSVPYTSLNMFLGGDQQDRDSATAYRMSVEALAMLMAAMIQGQVLWVYNKDRDQACLNVDQAPDLPHSTALHETRSAFMISALVVSALFFVCCMVLFLGVKEQKGPHSDHMHTTYLNALKKLIGHVSYQRLVLGFLFSTLAFQMSLGNFTLFCTHVAGLGAQFQYLMLAILVAATISVPMWQMTLVKLGKKMALFIGLPLLIPALVVLVAMSENFPVYTVMCVLVGASLAALFLLPWSMLPDVVDEFAVQNPSCKGLEPLFYSCSRFCNKLGGGLSAGISTMTLHFTGYKAGACSHADGVILALKLLLAPIPITSLLVGLVFFYLYPINEARRKQIQQDLGHARSNSATLSNLETERFPISQQIYEPSQSFIFKSKPRITSHLNANKSVTQAKNSTESSPQKHCNTSADSHDVRMSSFKSANQFHKSRAYPTSSQQHNSSVKHHESKLSETQATRQLALKFQDIPDDRSKVTWV, from the exons ATGCCGAGTGCTACAACACGGCCGGATAAAGAACAGAGTGCTTTCACCTGTATCACTGATGAACATGgtaacagaaaaacagaagagAGTCAAGAAACCTCT AATAAGGTGAGGCTTGCCCTTTCCAGAAAGCTGTGTTATGCAGTAGGAGGTGTACCATATCAGATGACCAACATTGCTATGGGTTTTTCTCTACAGATCTTTCTGTTGGATGTAGTGCAG ATGGAGGCATTTTCTGTATCTTTGATTCTGTTCATCAGTCATGCCTGGGATGCCGTGACTGACCCACTCGTCGGCTATCTAGTGAGCAGGAGTAGGTGGACCCAGATCGGCAAGCTTCTCCCATG GGCAGTGCTGTCAATGCCGTTGGCCATTCTCGCTTACATCTTCCTGTGGTTCATACCTCACAATGCAGTAAGCTCAGCGTTCAGAGTGCCCTGGTACCTAACCATCAGCTGTCTTTTTGAGACCTTCATGAGT TGCTACAGTGTTCCATATACGTCCCTCAACATGTTTCTGGGAGGAGATCAACAAGACAGAGACTCTGCCACAGCTTACA GGATGAGTGTGGAGGCGTTAGCTATGCTGATGGCGGCCATGATTCAGGGTCAGGTGCTGTGGGTGTATAACAAAGACAGAGATCAAGCCTGTCTGAACGTGGACCAAGCACCGGATCTCCCACACAGCACAGCGCTTCATGAAACC AGAAGTGCCTTCATGATATCAGCACTAGTCGTGAGTGCACTCTTCTTTGTTTGTTGTATGGTGCTGTTCCTTGGGGTCAAAGAACAAAAAG GGCCTCACAGTGATCACATGCACACTACATACCTGAACGCTTTGAAGAAGCTCATTGGCCATGTGTCATACCAGCGTCTGGTCCTCGGCTTTCTCTTCTCCACTTTAGCTTTTCAG ATGTCTTTGGGGAATTTCACACTGTTTTGCACTCATGTTGCTGGTTTAGGAGCTCAATTCCAGTATCTCATGTTAGCTATACTG GTGGCCGCAACCATATCAGTGCCAATGTGGCAGATGACACTGGTGAAGCTGGGCAAGAAAATGGCACTTTTTATAGGTCTACCT CTCCTCATACCAGCTCTGGTGGTCTTAGTTGCCATGTCAGAGAACTTTCCGGTGTACACGGTCATGTGTGTTTTGGTTGGAGCTAGTTTAGCTGCACTGTTCTTGTTGCCATG GTCAATGCTGCCAGATGTAGTGGATGAGTTTGCTGTTCAGAATCCCTCCTGCAAGGGCCTGGAGCCCCTGTTTTATTCCTGCTCGAGGTTTTGCAACAAGCTTGGAGGAGGTCTGTCTGCTGGCATCTCCACTATGACACTGCA CTTCACAGGATATAAAGCAGGTGCATGTAGTCATGCGGATGGAGTCATCTTGGCACTGAAACTGCTTTTGGCCCCCATACCAATCACCTCTTTGCTGGTGGGTTTGGTGTTTTTCTATCTGTACCCAATCAATGAAGCACGTCGGAAGCAGATTCAACAAGATCTCGGACACGCAAG GTCTAACAGCGCCACGCTTTCCAATTTAGAAACAGAAAGGTTTCCCATAAGTCAACAAATCTATGAGCCCAGTCAGAGTTTCATCTTCAAATCAAAGCCTAGAATAACATCTCATCTTAATGCAAACAAATCTGTCACTCAAGCAAAAAATTCTACAGAATCATCTCCTCAAAAACACTGCAACACAAGCGCTGATTCACATGATGTCAGGATGTCTAGTTTCAAGTCAGCAAACCAGTTTCATAAATCTAGAGCTTACCCAACATCATCACAACAACATAATTCAAGTGTGAAACATCATGAATCAAAGTTGAGTGAAACTCAAGCCACACGTCAACTTGCACTGAAGTTTCAAGACATTCCAGATGATAGGTCAAAAGTTACATGGGTGTAG
- the fkbp1aa gene encoding FKBP prolyl isomerase 1Aa, which translates to MGVEVETITPGDGSTFPKKGQTCVVHYVGSLTDGRKFDSSRDRGKPFKFKIGKQEVIRGWDEGVAQMSVGQRAKLTCTPDFAYGSKGHPGIIPPNATLVFDVELIGLE; encoded by the exons ATGGGAGTCGAGGTTGAAACCATTACACCTGGAGACG GAAGCACTTTCCCTAAAAAAGGACAGACTTGTGTCGTGCACTACGTGG GCTCCCTGACAGATGGACGCAAGTTCGACTCTTCCCGGGACAGGGGAAAgcctttcaaattcaaaattggCAAACAGGAAGTGATCCGTGGTTGGGATGAGGGAGTAGCCCAG ATGAGTGTTGGGCAGCGTGCCAAGCTGACTTGCACTCCGGACTTTGCTTATGGAAGCAAGGGGCACCCGGGCATCATTCCTCCCAACGCCACTCTCGTATTTGATGTGGAGCTGATTGGCTTGGAATAA